The Deltaproteobacteria bacterium genome segment CCCGCTCGTCTTTGAAAGCTCATAGCCCGCTGTATTTCGCGCCAAGGCATAACACCCGATATCGCCGGTCACGAAACCTTCCCGATCATCCAGCTCCAGCGCGCTTTTAATACTCCATAATGAAGCCCGGTGCGGACAGCCAGGGCAGAATCCCAGGACCCGATTCGGGACCATCATTTCCGCTTTTTTCGCGCTGGCTTCATAGGCGGGAGTGGCAAAAGTATATTCCATATCAAATATTTGGGTCAATGCATCCACAACCCGGTCTGAATTCATCTCACCGAAAAACGGAATGTGATGCGACTTCTTTCCAAAGAAAGTTTTAGGGCCGATCTGCCGCATAAAATCCGCAGCCAATTCCTTGACGTTTCCTTCTAAAAAGGGGTCCACCTCCTCGACAAACAGCACCTTCTCCGTTCTTTTGAGATACTCTAAAATGAGCTTCTCAGGGAGAGGCCAGGTGGTGCCGATTTTAAGAATGCCGACCATGTCATCGAGGCCTGTAAGCTCCACGGCCTCCTGAGCATACAGCCAGCCGCTCCCGCATGTCATGATGATCAGTTCAGCTTTTTCCGGCCCGGCATACTGGTTAAAGGGAGAGCCGTTAAAAATCTCTCGAAGCCGATCCAGGCTTTCATGAAGAAGCGGATGCTTTTGGTTCACCGGGTGTGTGACCCTTTGTTTTTCTTTATTAAAGTAAGGCCTTGCTTTTCTGCGAGGCAGTTCTCCCAGGATTACATTGCCTCTGGCGTGCGAAATCCGGGTTACGCCCCGCATCATGCAGACATTTTCAATGCTTTCAGAGAGGGTAAAGGCCCACTTGACCATCTCCTTGGCTTCCTGGAAGGTCGCGGGTTCGAGCAGAGGCAGGTCCGCCATTTTTGAAAACAGCCTCGAGTCCTGTTCGTTGGAGCTTGAATGAGACGAAGGGTCATCGCAGACGACGAGTAAAAGCCCTGCTTGCGTGCCGATCAGATTCAGGTTGAGCAAGAAATCGGAAGCCACGTTCAACCCATTCTGTTTCATGGCGCAGATCGCCCTAAGCCCGGAAAAAGAGGCGGCCGCAGCAACTTCAAGCGCCACCTTTTCATTTACAGACCACTCCACATA includes the following:
- a CDS encoding 4Fe-4S binding protein, translating into MSIISLNEPDKELLLMGNEAMARGALEAGVSVAAAYPGTPSSEIIASLAEAAEDMGIYVEWSVNEKVALEVAAAASFSGLRAICAMKQNGLNVASDFLLNLNLIGTQAGLLLVVCDDPSSHSSSNEQDSRLFSKMADLPLLEPATFQEAKEMVKWAFTLSESIENVCMMRGVTRISHARGNVILGELPRRKARPYFNKEKQRVTHPVNQKHPLLHESLDRLREIFNGSPFNQYAGPEKAELIIMTCGSGWLYAQEAVELTGLDDMVGILKIGTTWPLPEKLILEYLKRTEKVLFVEEVDPFLEGNVKELAADFMRQIGPKTFFGKKSHHIPFFGEMNSDRVVDALTQIFDMEYTFATPAYEASAKKAEMMVPNRVLGFCPGCPHRASLWSIKSALELDDREGFVTGDIGCYALARNTAGYELSKTSGAMGTGTGLASGFGKLSRFGFSQPIISLCGDSTFFHAALPALTNAHFNNSNFIMVILDNSATAMTGFQPHPGVGINAMGETVLPVEIEGVCQALEAKVEVTDPFDLEGTRQKLLDMLEGPGGAKVLIMRRKCALLRLKEEKPPYRMHIDAELCLGKDCGCNRFCTRTFKCPGLIVDQETGKAKIDEVICVGCGLCAEICPTGAIVREETA